CTGGCATAGAAAGTTCGGCTCACCTGAACCCCTCCGAAAGAACGGTTATTAAGATAACCGCCATACTCCCGTCCAAAAGGAACTCCCTGTGCTACGGCCTGATCGATGAGGTTTAAAGAACATTCTGCCATTCGGTACACATTGGCTTCACGGGCTCTAAAGTCTCCACCTTTCAAGGTATCAACGAACATTCTGTATACACTGTCACCATCGTTTATAATTTTTAGCAGCATTTACTCCACCTTGTGCAGCGACAGAATGTGCTCTTCTCGGGCTGTCCTGAAAGCAGAATGCTTTTACATTATATCCCATTTCTCCTAAAGAAGCAGCGATAGAACTTCCGGCAAGACCTGTCCCTACAACAATCACATCAAGCTTTTTACGGTTGGCCGGGTTAACAAGCTTGGCTTTCTTTTTATAATAAGCCCATTTCTGTTCCAATGGACCTTGAGGTATTTTTGAATCTAAAATCATGATAAGGTCTTTTTAATGATAGGTAAAGAATACATAAACAGGCATAAGGGCGAAACCTAAACTGATAATGATAGAGTAGGCTGTTCCAATAATTTTAACCCATTTCACGAACTTAGGATGGTATAATCCAAGAGTTCTTACGGAACTATATAATCCATGGATCAAGTGGTAACATAAAGCAATCATAGAGAGTACATAAATAACCACATACCACCACTCTTTAAACACTGTGACTACCAAGATGTATAAGTCTTTATTTCCATTCTCATCCAAAGGCGGATTTCCGAATTTGTAGATATACCAGAAGTTTTGAAATGGATTACCAGGAAGATCAGGATCAATGTTCCAAGAATGCCCATGTTTCTGGAAGCCCATTTGCTGGCTCTTCCGCGTCTGTCATTTTGATAGCTGTCACCGGATTTTTTGTTTTTCAGAGTGATCATCAATCCATCTACAGCATGCAGAATGATACTGGCATACAAAACATAAGAAACTATTTTGATAATGATATTTCCTGATAAAAAATGCGAATAGGCATTGAATTGCAGATGCGCCTGTTCCTGAGGGAGAAAAAGCTGAAGATTTCCGAGGAAATGAATCAACAGGAAGAATCCCAAAAAGAGTCCTGTAAGGCACATCAGCATTTTTCTTGACAATGTTGATAACATATATTTGATTTAATAATTAATAATATCCTAAAACTTTCATCCATAGACCTCCTACAACCATATAGATAATTAAGAGTACCACTCCTATTTCAAGGCCTCGAAGCCACCAGACTTTAAGATCAACATATCCACTACCAAAGAATACCGGAGCTGGACCATGTCCGTAATGAGTAAGCACTCCATAAATTGAGCCCATGAATCCTAGCATCATTGCCAACAACATAGGTGGAATTCCTAAAGAGACACCTACACCCAACAAGGCGGCATACATCGCTGCTACGTGAGCTGTAGCACTTGCGAAAATATAGTGACTGAAAAAATAAACGACGATAATAACCGGGAAGGCTACCTGCCAGCTCAGTCCTCCAATTTGTATCTTGATAAGATTACTGAACCAGCCAATGAAGCCTAATTCATTTAAAGAACTTGCCATCATTACTAAAACAGCAAACCATACAATGGTATCCCAAGCTCCTTTCTCACCTTTTACATCTTCCCAGGTTAATACTGAGGTTAATAGCAATAACGTTAATCCGATAAATGCTGTAGTAGTAGCATCAATGGAAAGGGCTCCTCCAAAGATCCAAAGGAATAAAAGAATAAAGAAAGCTAATAGCATTAGCCATTCGTTTCTTGAAATAGGGCCCATTTCTTTTAATTTCTGAGCCGCCATTTTCGGTGCATCCCCTGTTTTTTTCAATTCTGGCGGATACAATTTATACAATACCAAAGGGACAACGAAGAACGCCACTAAACCAGGTACGAAACCCGCTGCTGCCCAAGACATCCAGGTAATATCAATGCCAAGGTTGGCTGCAAACTTCTGACACATCGGGTTACTTGCAGTTCCGGTTAAGAACATAGAAGATGCAATGAGGTTCATATAATAGCTATTCAATGTTAAAAATGAGCCCAGTTTTCTATGGGTTTCCGGTTTTTCAGGAACCGAATCAAAGCTTATTGCCATAGATTTCATGATAGGATAGATAATACCTCCTCCTCTGGCTGTATTACTGGGAATAGCAGGAGCCAGACAAACGTCTGCAAGCCCTAATCCATACGCCAGACCTAATGAGCTTTTACCAAAAACCCTGATGAACAAAAAGGCAATACGGTTTCCAAGTCCTGTTTTAATAAACCCTCTGGCAATAAAGAATGAAATCCCGATCAGCCAGATCACTTTATCTCCAAATCCGGAAAGTGCTTTGGTAATAGATTTTCCGGCGTCTCCTGGAGCTACTACTTGCGTAAGCGCTGTAAATCCAATGGCCATCATACACATGGTTCCCATAGGAGCTGCTTTTAAAATAATTCCTAAAATGGTTGCTGCAAAGATGGCAAACAGATGCCATGCATTCTGGGCAACCCCATCAGGGGCAGGAATGAACCAGATGATTAACGCAACGACAAATGTGATCGCAACGTTTTTAATATTAATTTCTTTCATGATACTTACTATTTAATCCGTTAAAATCTACTTTGTACTTGCACTATGAATAGATTGTTGTTGTATTGATTGGTATTTTCTACCTGATATTTGTAGCGGTCAAACTGTACTCCTAGCTGAATTCTTGCTCCATAGTTTTTAAGGAACTCAAGGCCTACCATAGGCGTAATAGTCTGTCTTGGATTAGAAGCCATTCTGAAGTTCGTGTCCAGATATTCATAACGGCAAGACAATTCAAAAGCGCTTAAGTTTTTGTGATTGATCTCATATCTCAGATTCGGAAGAAAATAAACCCCACGAACCAGATACTGATCTGGATTTTCTGATCGTAACTCGGGAGCAATGGAGTTGTAAAGAATATGATTGGTAGCTTGTTTAGCTTCCAATTGCATATCAAGACTCCATTTCGGGTCAAATTTGATCAGAGAGCTGAGATCAAGTCCCAAAGCATATACTTTTTTACTGAAACTTCTCCTATCCCTCCATTCAGACCAACATTGAAGTTGTATTTTTTAGACAATCCGAAAACCAAACGGGTAGAATACTGTTTTCCGTTGTCATTATCATTGATTTGATTTTTCCCGTTTCCATTCACCACAGAAACTGCATACTGGAAAGGTATTTCTCCAAGCTGAAGCTGTCCGGTTGCAGACATCCCGATCTGGAAACTTGTCCAGCCCAGTTTTCCGAATTCCGAATACTGATTAGACCAATCCAGGGATTTGATAATGTCGATAGGATAGGTTTCTTCAATACCGAACCAGGGTCTGAACTGTCCTACGGTCAATGCCAACTTGGGACTGAAAGTATATTTCAGGTAAGCATTTTCAAGAACTCTGCCTTTAGGATCATTTTTAAAATCTGCAAGGTTAGCCAAAGCAACGACTTCCGTACGTTTACTGATCTGCGCCCTAACCTGAATTCTCATGTATTTCAACATAAAGTTATTGTCAGTTCCGGATCCGTCAGTATGATGAAGGCCATTTACATCAACATCCTTGCTCATTCCTACCAGATAGCGTGCCTGAAAAAGCCCTTTGATCTGAAGCTGCGGATATTTCACATTATCTTCTTCTTGTTGTGGTTGTGGTGTGGTCTGTAGAGAATCCTGGATCTGTGCATTTGCTGAAAACCAGCCTATGAGTATGCATAGGATCAGGCTTCTCTTTTTTAATGAAAAAAAGGCCATATCTATTTGTTTAATTTTTGCTTTTTTTGAAATTTTATTAAGCATAAAAGTTCCTGTCTCTATCTTTGAAAAATTGAGGTAATGCACTGTGCGTGCCCATATAATGATAAAAACTTTTTTTGCTTAAACCTTCCGTTAAATCTCCGATTTATACATTTCCAGAGGAAGGAAATGATCTTATATCTCATCCTGAATATCATCATTCAAGATGTACAAATCCTAAGTGTTTTCAAAGTATTCTTTCACCAGGAAACATTTGAGATTAAATCTTTATTCTAAGCCTAAGAATTTGAAAGATGGAGTTTCTTTGAAGCTATTGTTCGATTTACCGTTATAAGTCTGATAATTACTTAGATCTAATTTCATTACTTTTCCTTTTGCACTCAGGTCAAAATCTTTAAGATCTACCCAGAAAGTGTTTGGAGTGAAAACAGTTTCAAAATAATACACCAGATTTTTCTGATCCGAAACAGTACGCCATCTTGTAGAAGCAATATTAGGCTCTGTGGCTGAAGAAATTCCGTAAGGTACGGAGCAATTTCTGATAACGCTGAAATACTGGCTACAGCAGAACGAGTATCTGCAGTTTGAGGAATGGCATTCACATAGTAAGATGCTCTTACAAATCGGTCTGCTGCACGGTTTGTTCCCGGAAGCATTACAGTACCCGGAATTCCTTTCCAGTAATTATTAAGGGCAAGCTGCTCGTCAAAAACAGGCGAATTGGTCATTACGGTATAAGACGGATCATGATGAATTACTAATTTTCCGTTGATATATTCAAATACAGCATTGTCTCCCGTTGCATCTGAAAGTGAAAGGTGGATGGTTGTAAACCTTTCTGTTCCCGGAATATAATCACTGACAACAGTGAACGGTTCTTTTTTTGAAAATTCAACCGCTTCTTTCACTGTAGAGAAGTTGTCAAGATAATACTGAGCCCATAAAGATATGGCAAGTCCCTTTTTTCCTCCCTTAGGATCGAATTTTGGATATTGAGATTCGCCTAACCATAGCATATTGGCTACGAGTCCTTTTTCGTTCATTCCGTCTGCAGAAGCAATGTCCCAGCTGGAGCTGATAACACTACCGTATTTGGAAGTCCATTTTACAGATTTTGGGCCGGTTTGGCCATTGCGGTCTATTCCTTTTGGGAAAACCCAGAGGTTAGCCGGGATCTCATCACGCCAGTCCATAGAACGGGCTGTAAGAATGGTATTTTGTGGACCTTTATAGACCACTCGGGTACATGCTTCTGATGGATTCCATAATCCCACTGAAAGGACAAGAGAAAATAAAATTAATGGGAACTTTTTCATAATAGTATTATTTGATATTAAATTTTATATTGAATTTGTTGTGAATAATTCAATTGATTCTGATCATATTCATTATTTGGTGATATAAATTTAGCAAAATTTAGTTAAATAACATAATTATTTTAACTGATAAACTGTATTTCATGTTATGAATCATAGTTTAAGGTGTAAAAACGCCGTTATTGGAAAATTTTTCGTATATTTTAGAGACATCGCAGTAAAAATAGGCGAAAATCAATAAATTTTTAATGGAGATTAATATTGCTTTTCTGCGGTGTGATACCACATGATTCGGATGAAAATTAAATACCACATCACCAAAACCAGTTAAAAAAAAGCCCTATATTTGATAGATAGACTGAAAAGAGATATGAATTTTGTAGAATGTCACGAAGAACCTATCCATATTCCAGGCTCTATACAAAGTTTTGGTTATTTGATTGGCATTGATGCGGCATCTCATTCCATTACTTTTTTAAGCCAGAATATATCGGATATTTTTAAAATCGGAAACCTGGATGAGGTATTCGGTAAAATACTTACGGACTTTCCGGAAAGTTTTCAGAATATTACGGAGTCAGATATTTATACTTCCCTGGATCGGTTTACAAGAAGGGA
This is a stretch of genomic DNA from Chryseobacterium tructae. It encodes these proteins:
- a CDS encoding anion permease produces the protein MKEINIKNVAITFVVALIIWFIPAPDGVAQNAWHLFAIFAATILGIILKAAPMGTMCMMAIGFTALTQVVAPGDAGKSITKALSGFGDKVIWLIGISFFIARGFIKTGLGNRIAFLFIRVFGKSSLGLAYGLGLADVCLAPAIPSNTARGGGIIYPIMKSMAISFDSVPEKPETHRKLGSFLTLNSYYMNLIASSMFLTGTASNPMCQKFAANLGIDITWMSWAAAGFVPGLVAFFVVPLVLYKLYPPELKKTGDAPKMAAQKLKEMGPISRNEWLMLLAFFILLFLWIFGGALSIDATTTAFIGLTLLLLTSVLTWEDVKGEKGAWDTIVWFAVLVMMASSLNELGFIGWFSNLIKIQIGGLSWQVAFPVIIVVYFFSHYIFASATAHVAAMYAALLGVGVSLGIPPMLLAMMLGFMGSIYGVLTHYGHGPAPVFFGSGYVDLKVWWLRGLEIGVVLLIIYMVVGGLWMKVLGYY